The proteins below are encoded in one region of Myxococcales bacterium:
- the ychF gene encoding redox-regulated ATPase YchF, translating to MRLSIGIVGLPNVGKSTLFNALSSKQAEAANYAFCTIDPNIAVVNVPDPRFDELVRIVEPQKQVPATVDFVDIAGLVKGASKGEGRGNAFLTNIRETNAIAHVVRCFDDPNVVHVDGRIDPIADIDTIQTELALKDLETCQKRLEKAQKLAKSGSIPERKMLALCERLVPILDEGKRASSLELSDEEDIALLNDLFLLTSKPLFYVANVGEAQLADAASDAHVQKVLARAKEENTKAVVICANIEAEIMQLPVEERADFLASVGLEEPSLHQVIRTGFEMLNLITYFTAGKQEVRAWTILRGCKAPGAAGEIHTDFERGFIRAEVIKWQDWVELKGEAACKAAGKMSTEGKDYTVNDGDVMHFRFNV from the coding sequence GTGCGACTTTCAATCGGCATTGTTGGCTTACCAAACGTAGGCAAATCGACTTTATTCAACGCCTTATCCTCTAAACAGGCCGAGGCCGCAAATTATGCATTCTGCACGATTGATCCCAATATAGCGGTGGTCAACGTACCCGATCCACGTTTTGACGAGTTAGTTCGCATAGTCGAGCCACAAAAACAAGTCCCGGCTACCGTGGATTTCGTCGACATCGCAGGTCTTGTTAAAGGTGCATCCAAAGGCGAAGGCCGCGGCAATGCATTTTTAACAAACATCCGCGAAACCAACGCCATCGCCCATGTGGTGCGCTGCTTTGACGATCCCAACGTGGTGCATGTCGATGGCCGTATCGATCCGATAGCAGACATTGATACCATCCAGACAGAATTGGCATTAAAAGACCTTGAAACATGCCAAAAACGTCTGGAAAAAGCACAAAAACTTGCCAAATCTGGCAGCATCCCCGAGCGTAAAATGCTCGCTTTGTGCGAGCGCTTGGTGCCGATCCTCGATGAAGGCAAGCGCGCTTCGTCCTTGGAGCTTAGCGATGAAGAAGACATCGCCTTGCTTAACGATCTGTTCTTGTTGACCAGCAAGCCCTTGTTCTACGTTGCCAATGTTGGCGAAGCACAACTGGCTGACGCCGCAAGCGACGCACATGTTCAAAAAGTCCTTGCGCGCGCCAAAGAAGAAAACACCAAAGCGGTTGTGATCTGCGCCAACATCGAAGCCGAGATCATGCAACTGCCTGTTGAAGAACGCGCCGACTTTTTAGCTTCTGTTGGTCTCGAAGAGCCGTCTCTTCATCAAGTGATTCGCACGGGCTTTGAAATGCTCAACTTGATCACCTATTTTACAGCGGGCAAGCAAGAAGTCCGTGCTTGGACCATTTTGCGTGGCTGTAAAGCACCCGGCGCCGCCGGTGAAATCCACACCGACTTTGAACGCGGCTTCATTCGCGCTGAAGTTATCAAATGGCAAGACTGGGTCGAGCTCAAAGGCGAAGCAGCCTGCAAAGCCGCCGGCAAAATGAGCACCGAAGGCAAAGACTACACCGTAAACGACGGCGACGTCATGCACTTTCGCTTCAACGTCTAG
- a CDS encoding TonB family protein gives MPIESRTTGQVPRLGQACKPWCLFLASFGVFFQFSLAAAEAQEEKDEQNSEQSSPRVVPPKLKHFEEAKYPEGFDIADSPKTVLLSLEISELGTINKVEVLESAGPEFDDAAVYAAMGFVFEPARVNGKAVPVRIKYQYIFEIKEKVVKEKKLIVESKPAAATTADDEDEVDSFTATAQVDQPREVTKRTIESEVLLKVPGTRGDALRAVELLPGVGRPPFSLGQLIVRGAAPGDSQTQLESLPIPLLYHFGGLTSVIQPRLLKQIDFYPGNFSARFGRRTGGILDVTLRDPKDDALHGMADLNIIDASVMLEGPVGKKGSFAAAARRSYIDLVLDAVVPEGDVSIVAAPVYWDYQGLFNYKVSRRDQLRLLVYGSNDTLRLLFQDPSEGDPLIQGNFGIQTSFHKLQGSWIHQYSRRTQHRIDLSAGLVNLAFNVGNDISFNLDSVEILGRSEWQTTVTKRLRIISGLDIRLQPSEFAYTGAQPTQQEGDPGNTVGGGDPVSTQDLITSKGNLFIYEPAAYLTLDLLPLDALQVLLSLRLDYFGWLDRWVFDPRSVVRYNLTDDTVIKAGVGLYSQPPQPQEGASQLGNPGLLGIRSMHLSTGVEQKLGKQYEVGAELFYKYLWDRVVGTVGSLPPYFTNDGTGRIYGLELSGKVNPGGNFFGFLSYTLSRSERRDRGEQWRLFDFDQTHILTVSGSYKLGEGWEAGATFRLVTGNPYTPITAAIYNANVDVYQPIYGRTNTKRNPMFHRLDVRIEKQWLFRYWKLAAYLDVQNVYNRMNPEGILYSFDYSQTGVVSGLPIIPSLGMRGEF, from the coding sequence ATGCCGATTGAAAGTCGCACGACAGGCCAGGTACCCCGCCTTGGTCAAGCTTGCAAGCCTTGGTGCTTGTTCCTTGCCAGCTTTGGCGTTTTTTTTCAGTTTTCACTGGCGGCTGCCGAAGCCCAAGAAGAAAAAGACGAGCAAAACTCAGAGCAGAGCAGCCCGCGGGTCGTGCCACCCAAACTCAAGCACTTTGAAGAGGCCAAGTATCCCGAGGGCTTCGATATCGCGGACAGCCCAAAAACGGTGCTGCTGTCGCTGGAGATCTCAGAGCTCGGCACCATTAACAAAGTCGAGGTGCTCGAATCAGCCGGGCCTGAGTTTGACGATGCCGCGGTCTACGCCGCCATGGGTTTTGTGTTTGAGCCGGCAAGGGTGAACGGCAAAGCTGTGCCGGTTCGCATCAAGTATCAGTATATTTTCGAGATCAAAGAAAAAGTTGTTAAAGAAAAAAAGCTCATTGTCGAAAGCAAGCCCGCGGCAGCAACTACAGCAGACGATGAGGACGAGGTCGATAGCTTTACGGCCACCGCGCAAGTCGATCAACCGCGCGAAGTGACCAAGCGCACCATTGAATCGGAAGTGTTGCTCAAAGTTCCTGGCACACGCGGTGATGCACTGCGTGCGGTTGAGCTTTTACCCGGCGTGGGTAGGCCACCTTTTAGTTTGGGCCAGTTGATTGTGCGTGGCGCAGCTCCCGGAGACAGTCAAACCCAACTTGAAAGCTTGCCGATTCCGCTTTTGTACCACTTTGGTGGTCTGACCAGCGTGATTCAACCCCGATTGCTCAAACAGATTGATTTTTATCCGGGCAACTTCAGCGCTCGTTTTGGTCGACGCACCGGTGGTATTTTGGATGTGACACTTCGCGATCCAAAAGATGATGCTCTTCATGGCATGGCCGATCTTAATATCATCGATGCTTCGGTGATGCTGGAAGGTCCCGTTGGTAAAAAGGGAAGTTTTGCCGCCGCCGCGCGCCGCAGCTATATTGATTTGGTCTTGGACGCTGTGGTGCCGGAAGGTGACGTAAGTATCGTTGCGGCTCCTGTGTACTGGGACTACCAAGGATTGTTCAACTACAAAGTAAGTAGGCGCGATCAACTGCGCCTGCTCGTTTACGGAAGCAACGATACCCTGCGCTTGCTTTTTCAAGACCCTTCTGAAGGCGATCCGCTGATTCAGGGTAACTTTGGCATCCAAACCTCCTTTCACAAACTGCAAGGAAGCTGGATTCATCAGTATTCACGACGCACACAACATCGCATCGATCTTTCCGCAGGTTTGGTCAACTTAGCTTTCAATGTTGGCAACGATATTTCTTTTAATCTTGATAGCGTAGAGATTTTAGGTCGTAGTGAATGGCAGACGACCGTAACCAAACGACTACGCATTATCAGCGGCCTTGATATTCGCCTGCAGCCCTCCGAGTTTGCCTATACTGGCGCGCAACCGACACAACAGGAAGGCGACCCGGGCAACACTGTGGGCGGAGGAGATCCAGTCAGCACTCAAGATCTCATCACAAGCAAGGGCAACCTCTTTATCTATGAGCCCGCCGCCTATTTGACCCTCGATTTGTTGCCGCTAGATGCACTGCAAGTGCTGCTCTCGTTGCGTCTGGATTATTTTGGCTGGCTTGATCGCTGGGTTTTCGATCCACGCAGTGTGGTTCGTTACAACCTTACGGACGATACGGTGATCAAAGCAGGAGTTGGTCTCTACAGCCAGCCCCCCCAACCGCAAGAAGGAGCAAGTCAACTGGGAAACCCCGGATTACTTGGCATTCGTTCGATGCACCTAAGCACAGGCGTGGAACAAAAGCTTGGCAAACAGTACGAAGTGGGCGCTGAGCTTTTTTACAAATACCTTTGGGATCGCGTCGTCGGTACGGTGGGAAGTTTGCCGCCCTATTTTACCAATGATGGAACAGGCCGCATTTATGGGTTAGAGCTTTCAGGCAAAGTTAACCCTGGCGGAAATTTTTTCGGTTTTCTTTCGTACACTTTGTCACGCAGCGAGCGGCGCGATCGGGGCGAGCAGTGGCGTTTGTTTGATTTCGATCAAACACATATTCTTACCGTTTCAGGCAGCTACAAGCTTGGCGAAGGCTGGGAGGCGGGCGCAACCTTTCGTCTCGTAACAGGCAATCCTTACACCCCGATTACCGCTGCCATTTACAACGCCAATGTCGATGTGTATCAGCCCATCTATGGGCGAACCAATACAAAACGCAATCCCATGTTTCATCGTCTGGATGTGCGTATCGAAAAGCAATGGCTCTTTCGTTACTGGAAACTTGCTGCCTATTTGGATGTGCAAAACGTCTACAATCGCATGAACCCCGAAGGCATTCTTTATAGTTTTGATTACAGTCAAACCGGCGTGGTGTCTGGTCTGCCTATTATCCCCAGCCTTGGCATGCGAGGTGAGTTTTAA
- a CDS encoding ABC-F family ATP-binding cassette domain-containing protein: MPVVDAKKLYKSFASQDILNDVSFSIHRGQRVGLVGNNGSGKSTLARILAGLEPPDEGKLVFRQEAKVAYLSQDSPLDPDNTVRDCLRAGMGEWAEAISKHETLSKQIEQGQGSIDELLAMQNEAAARVEHCGGWGRSHLIETMQSHLGIMQPDSLVRDLSGGEQRRVALAQLLLSEPDLAILDEPTNHLDMQAIEWLEDYLLQSFSGALLLVTHDRYVLSRVVDRTFEIEAAKLYVYQGGWEAYLEARAEREAHDDRKQANRDNFLRRELEWLRRGPKARATKQKARISRAQQVLEQESSASKAKLVFEADTARQGHSILKLRNVSVGYDGNILAERLNFELLKGERLGIVGANGSGKSTLLRTILGEQKPLTGKVSLGSNTKVGYLDQARESCDESLTLRENISGEKDVVQFFGKATDVRSYLKDFSLNMMIFKSV; the protein is encoded by the coding sequence ATGCCGGTTGTTGATGCCAAAAAGCTTTATAAAAGCTTTGCAAGCCAAGATATTTTAAACGATGTTTCTTTTTCGATTCATCGTGGGCAGCGCGTTGGGCTTGTTGGCAACAACGGTAGCGGTAAAAGCACGCTTGCGCGGATCCTGGCGGGCCTTGAGCCGCCCGATGAAGGCAAGTTAGTTTTTCGGCAAGAGGCCAAAGTAGCGTATCTGTCGCAGGACAGTCCGCTCGATCCTGATAACACTGTGCGTGATTGTCTGCGCGCTGGGATGGGTGAGTGGGCTGAGGCGATTAGCAAGCATGAAACATTGAGTAAACAGATCGAACAGGGCCAGGGATCCATCGACGAGTTGCTTGCTATGCAAAATGAAGCCGCCGCTCGAGTCGAGCATTGCGGCGGATGGGGTCGCTCTCATTTAATCGAAACAATGCAAAGTCATCTAGGGATTATGCAGCCTGACTCGCTTGTTCGTGATCTTAGTGGCGGAGAGCAGCGTCGAGTGGCGCTTGCGCAACTGCTTTTGTCTGAACCGGACCTGGCGATTCTGGACGAGCCTACGAATCATTTGGATATGCAAGCCATTGAATGGCTTGAGGATTATCTACTTCAGAGTTTTTCAGGCGCGCTGTTGTTGGTCACGCATGATCGTTATGTACTCAGTCGCGTTGTGGATCGCACTTTTGAAATTGAAGCAGCCAAACTTTATGTTTATCAAGGTGGTTGGGAAGCCTATCTTGAAGCAAGAGCCGAACGCGAGGCTCACGATGATCGAAAGCAAGCCAATCGCGATAATTTTCTCAGACGCGAATTGGAGTGGCTTCGGCGTGGTCCAAAAGCTCGAGCCACCAAACAAAAAGCAAGGATTAGTCGAGCGCAGCAAGTGTTGGAGCAAGAAAGCAGCGCGTCCAAGGCTAAACTGGTATTTGAAGCAGACACTGCTCGGCAAGGTCATAGCATTTTAAAGCTACGCAATGTTTCGGTGGGTTATGACGGCAATATACTTGCCGAGCGTCTAAACTTTGAGTTGTTGAAAGGCGAGCGTTTGGGCATCGTAGGAGCCAATGGCAGCGGCAAAAGCACCTTGCTTCGAACCATTTTAGGCGAACAAAAACCCTTAACGGGCAAAGTGAGTCTAGGGTCGAATACGAAGGTGGGATACCTCGATCAGGCAAGAGAAAGTTGTGACGAGAGCCTTACCCTTCGCGAAAATATTTCAGGAGAAAAAGATGTTGTGCAGTTCTTTGGCAAAGCCACGGATGTACGTTCGTATCTAAAGGATTTCAGTTTGAACATGATGATCTTCAAAAGCGTGTGA
- a CDS encoding transposase: protein MARMARVVIPGWPHHVTQRGNRRQQTFFDDSDYRYYIALMTEWGPKLGVEFWAYTLMPNHVHHVAIPHEEGALAACIGEIHPRYSRHINFREGWRGYLWQGRFFSTPMDESYLLAATRYIELNPVRARLVTRPEDWLYSSALAHLGLREDRAITMQPLCSMVNDWNELLRSDKHDLQRNENIRRATRTGRPLAPVARIEQWERQLGRRLQPQKPGRKPKRSPKK, encoded by the coding sequence ATGGCAAGAATGGCGCGCGTAGTGATTCCTGGATGGCCTCATCATGTCACTCAGCGAGGCAATCGCAGACAACAGACTTTTTTCGATGATAGTGACTATCGATATTATATCGCTTTGATGACCGAATGGGGCCCGAAACTCGGCGTGGAGTTCTGGGCTTATACGCTGATGCCCAATCACGTCCATCACGTGGCCATACCCCACGAGGAAGGGGCCTTGGCAGCTTGCATTGGCGAAATCCATCCGCGTTACTCCAGGCACATCAATTTTCGCGAAGGATGGCGTGGTTATCTTTGGCAAGGACGCTTTTTCTCCACACCCATGGACGAGTCTTACCTTCTCGCAGCTACCCGTTATATCGAACTTAATCCGGTCCGCGCCCGACTTGTCACTCGTCCAGAGGACTGGCTTTATTCTAGCGCGCTTGCACATCTTGGACTACGCGAGGACAGGGCAATCACCATGCAGCCATTGTGCTCGATGGTCAACGATTGGAACGAGCTTCTACGCTCCGACAAACACGATCTACAACGGAATGAAAATATTCGTCGTGCGACACGCACGGGCCGACCTTTAGCACCTGTGGCTCGTATCGAGCAGTGGGAGAGGCAGCTGGGTCGCCGCCTGCAACCACAAAAGCCAGGACGCAAGCCTAAGCGTAGCCCTAAGAAATAA
- a CDS encoding transposase translates to MTTVVSWFWMLSCKWPELSRSSSSTTAGLLCGSGFSSDFSDSALEFVFYKLKRHWADAAEAVVFEPLDLIAKLCALVLPPHFHLLRYHGVLAAHATQRSKVVPGPQDESNRAQLALWNDDPQEPRPKRTPWSKLLARVFNVDVSVCPSCGGHMKIIEFLDAQNAAGLPRAPPASIRAPQLPLPFAG, encoded by the coding sequence TTGACCACGGTCGTGTCGTGGTTTTGGATGCTGAGTTGCAAGTGGCCTGAGTTGTCGCGCTCGAGTTCGAGTACAACAGCTGGTTTGCTTTGTGGATCAGGGTTTTCGTCGGATTTTTCTGACTCGGCTCTTGAATTTGTGTTCTACAAACTCAAGCGCCACTGGGCCGATGCCGCCGAGGCGGTGGTGTTTGAGCCGCTCGACCTGATAGCCAAACTCTGTGCCTTGGTGCTGCCTCCACATTTTCATCTTCTGAGATATCACGGTGTCCTGGCAGCCCATGCCACACAGCGTAGTAAAGTCGTGCCAGGGCCGCAGGATGAAAGCAACAGGGCGCAACTTGCGTTGTGGAACGATGACCCTCAAGAGCCAAGGCCAAAGCGCACCCCTTGGAGCAAACTCCTTGCTCGAGTTTTCAACGTCGATGTGTCCGTTTGCCCATCTTGTGGCGGTCACATGAAAATCATCGAGTTCCTCGATGCTCAGAATGCCGCGGGCTTACCCCGTGCCCCACCAGCGAGCATCCGTGCCCCACAACTTCCCTTGCCCTTTGCCGGTTGA
- a CDS encoding trypsin-like serine protease yields the protein MQLIQGMTQSGKIRVVSFLCLLFLVFSGVGCFGSEPSLEGQGGAIRGGIKGGLSSSVTVILPVIENGEAKPKVSMGTAVAPHLILLAAHSLVEKPNFDFDHNAEAIIVLPKIPNIRDHAEQIYVPMSQLTFHRHPSYPDSKQNDITLPNVSDVGFIRLPDSVQLPNAQAPQFARAALACNSQLSTDSTTGWREDLGRNGYTEDLWTADVEVNVIRNWYYSSSGGAPGETGDSGGPMYTTFAGQVVLYGVYSAGSDDYLEEGNPQSPTSRNHFARIDNVWEWLEVSLFCLESGDCTPGQRSARLGSENLPYCGDVLPASTGLDRTDPDFWQGRLRCVKGSLDGYDASWINLGDTQETHSGQCDACVVHTGCLDQNSGACPPRTDDPIVFCE from the coding sequence ATGCAGCTGATCCAAGGTATGACGCAATCAGGTAAAATCCGGGTCGTTAGCTTCCTATGCTTGTTATTTCTTGTTTTTTCCGGAGTGGGATGCTTTGGCTCTGAGCCCTCTCTTGAAGGCCAAGGAGGAGCGATTCGTGGGGGTATCAAAGGCGGACTGTCCAGTAGTGTAACCGTGATTTTGCCCGTGATCGAAAACGGGGAGGCTAAACCGAAAGTCTCAATGGGTACTGCCGTGGCACCACACCTTATTCTTCTTGCGGCGCATTCCTTAGTGGAGAAACCCAACTTTGATTTTGATCATAACGCTGAAGCAATCATCGTTCTGCCGAAGATCCCAAATATTCGAGACCATGCGGAGCAAATATATGTGCCAATGTCTCAGTTGACCTTCCATCGGCATCCGAGCTATCCGGATTCCAAACAAAACGATATCACACTACCCAATGTATCGGATGTTGGATTCATTCGACTCCCCGATAGCGTGCAACTTCCGAATGCACAGGCTCCACAGTTCGCCAGAGCAGCTTTAGCTTGCAACAGTCAGCTTAGCACGGATAGTACAACAGGCTGGCGTGAAGATTTGGGACGCAACGGATACACAGAAGATTTGTGGACGGCTGACGTAGAGGTTAATGTCATTCGGAACTGGTACTATTCTAGTTCCGGTGGTGCTCCCGGTGAAACAGGTGACTCAGGCGGGCCAATGTATACGACGTTTGCTGGGCAAGTCGTGCTCTATGGTGTGTACAGTGCGGGAAGCGATGACTATCTCGAGGAAGGCAACCCACAGTCGCCAACTTCCAGGAATCATTTTGCGCGTATTGATAATGTGTGGGAATGGTTGGAAGTCAGTCTATTTTGTCTAGAAAGTGGGGATTGTACTCCGGGGCAGCGGAGTGCTCGATTGGGAAGCGAAAATCTTCCTTATTGTGGTGATGTACTTCCGGCTTCTACAGGTTTGGACAGAACTGACCCTGATTTTTGGCAAGGGCGATTACGTTGTGTCAAAGGCTCTTTGGACGGTTACGATGCAAGCTGGATCAACTTGGGTGACACGCAAGAAACCCATTCAGGGCAGTGTGATGCCTGCGTAGTCCATACCGGTTGCCTTGATCAAAACAGTGGCGCTTGTCCACCACGGACGGATGACCCGATCGTGTTTTGCGAATGA
- a CDS encoding DUF4397 domain-containing protein codes for MNNLMNWVGMGMMSLMTVLLLAACDDEDSDQNGASAAQLRVIHLSADAPAVDVFVDMDATPVVSNLAFGSGTEYLSLNAGSYDIDVSAAGSTAADSVLAVDGLTLMAGSAYTAVAFNELASLQALALKDDIATSSAGNISVRAIHTAVGVGEVDIWNIPDTGDPEPLYENVGFGIAGDYLDLPAGAYTLGIDVDDDANPDLVFELPDLAGGSIANVFAVNDGTDVYLLAQLQDSTVARIDAN; via the coding sequence ATGAATAACTTAATGAACTGGGTTGGCATGGGAATGATGTCATTAATGACTGTGCTCCTGCTGGCGGCTTGTGATGACGAGGACAGCGATCAAAATGGGGCCTCAGCCGCACAACTGCGGGTCATTCATCTTTCGGCTGATGCACCCGCGGTCGACGTGTTTGTCGATATGGACGCTACACCGGTGGTCAGTAACCTTGCCTTCGGGTCTGGGACCGAATACCTGAGCCTGAACGCTGGAAGCTATGACATTGACGTGTCTGCGGCAGGTAGCACCGCGGCTGATTCAGTGCTAGCTGTGGATGGCCTCACCTTGATGGCGGGCAGCGCTTATACAGCAGTGGCTTTCAATGAACTCGCTAGCCTACAGGCATTGGCTCTGAAGGATGATATTGCGACCAGCAGCGCTGGCAACATTAGCGTGCGGGCCATCCATACCGCTGTGGGCGTGGGCGAAGTCGATATCTGGAATATCCCCGATACGGGTGATCCAGAACCTCTTTATGAAAACGTGGGGTTTGGAATCGCTGGTGACTATCTTGATTTGCCTGCTGGAGCCTACACCCTTGGTATCGACGTTGATGATGATGCAAATCCGGACCTCGTCTTCGAGTTGCCTGATCTTGCCGGGGGTAGCATCGCCAACGTATTCGCGGTCAACGATGGCACCGACGTGTACCTGCTTGCTCAGCTTCAGGACAGTACTGTAGCCCGCATTGACGCGAACTAA
- a CDS encoding type II toxin-antitoxin system RelE/ParE family toxin: MVRYNLRIKCSAEKEFKGIPKSYRKAIVSNILKLATNPKPHDSEKLSGREAYRVVYTIDDAVVIVEVIKVAHRKDVYR, translated from the coding sequence ATGGTGAGATATAACCTACGCATCAAGTGCTCCGCTGAAAAAGAATTTAAAGGCATTCCCAAATCATACCGGAAAGCTATTGTTTCAAATATCTTGAAACTCGCTACCAATCCAAAGCCTCATGATAGTGAGAAGCTTTCAGGGCGCGAAGCATATCGCGTCGTTTACACTATCGATGACGCGGTAGTGATCGTTGAAGTCATCAAGGTTGCCCACCGTAAGGATGTCTATCGATGA
- a CDS encoding efflux RND transporter periplasmic adaptor subunit, with the protein MANSFFSRLRPYIIPIGAVAALVVVLIGIKFSQISMLIAAGKEAEKAGPPPEVVGSSQAKRQTWNASISAIGTVAAGKGVTLSNDAAGVVKALHFESGKKVKQGSVLLELDTSVERAQLDSAMARGDLAETNRDRARVLAAQDAVPEAELDSEETTVKTTLAEASALRAQISRKVLRAPFSGQLGIRLVNVGQYLNPGTPVVVLQSSENQYVDFTLPQEHLRTVHVGLPVRLHLDGNDRPAMDGSIVAIDPAVDEATRSVKVRATANDPDSLLRPGMFVTVKVLMPKERKIVTVPVTALVHASYGDSVFVIEESKSKSGKIQKIARQQFVRVGETQGDFVAIEKGLEGDEEVVSLGAFKLRNGATVNVNNDVKLDAKLHPTPSNS; encoded by the coding sequence ATGGCTAACTCATTTTTTTCCCGTCTTCGACCTTATATTATTCCAATTGGCGCCGTAGCTGCGCTTGTTGTCGTCCTGATCGGCATTAAGTTTTCTCAAATAAGCATGCTTATCGCAGCGGGCAAGGAAGCTGAAAAAGCTGGGCCACCGCCAGAAGTGGTGGGCAGCAGCCAAGCCAAGCGACAAACGTGGAACGCAAGCATTTCTGCAATTGGGACCGTTGCGGCGGGCAAAGGCGTGACCTTGAGTAACGATGCCGCCGGTGTGGTTAAAGCTCTTCATTTTGAATCCGGTAAGAAAGTCAAACAAGGATCTGTTTTGCTCGAACTTGATACCAGTGTTGAGCGTGCGCAACTTGATTCGGCGATGGCGCGTGGTGATTTAGCAGAGACTAATCGTGATCGTGCACGCGTGCTTGCCGCCCAGGATGCGGTTCCAGAAGCAGAGCTTGATTCGGAAGAAACCACGGTAAAGACAACGTTGGCCGAAGCTTCGGCGCTTCGGGCTCAAATCTCACGCAAAGTGCTTCGTGCACCCTTTTCCGGGCAGTTAGGCATCCGCCTGGTAAACGTTGGGCAGTATCTCAATCCTGGAACGCCAGTTGTTGTGCTTCAATCAAGTGAAAACCAGTACGTCGATTTTACTTTACCGCAAGAGCATCTAAGGACAGTTCACGTTGGTTTGCCCGTGCGCTTGCATCTTGATGGTAATGACAGACCGGCTATGGATGGATCAATCGTTGCAATTGATCCTGCGGTCGATGAAGCCACCCGCTCGGTGAAAGTACGCGCCACAGCCAATGATCCGGACAGTCTTTTGCGCCCCGGTATGTTTGTCACCGTCAAGGTGCTTATGCCTAAAGAAAGAAAAATCGTAACTGTTCCGGTGACCGCATTGGTGCACGCTTCCTATGGTGATTCTGTATTTGTGATCGAAGAGAGCAAATCAAAAAGCGGAAAGATTCAGAAAATCGCGCGGCAGCAATTCGTTCGTGTGGGCGAAACACAAGGCGATTTTGTGGCCATTGAAAAGGGACTCGAAGGCGATGAAGAAGTCGTCTCGCTTGGTGCTTTTAAACTACGTAACGGCGCCACTGTGAATGTTAACAACGATGTTAAACTCGATGCCAAGCTCCATCCCACTCCCTCCAATTCCTAG
- a CDS encoding ATP-binding cassette domain-containing protein yields MLSGGERARLALAKLLLQPINLMVLDEPTNDLDTTTLGALETLLVDNNVTALIVTHDRYFLDRVCTSLLAFDDDKQVSRYNDYQVYKEERALRERLNKPGKSPQRKVENDFKNKKALTYAERIELDALFEKIEQAEKKVAELEVELADPDFYATRAEQVPQKSKELEEAKAQAANLLARWEHLEAKQV; encoded by the coding sequence ATGCTTTCCGGTGGAGAACGGGCCCGGCTGGCACTCGCAAAACTATTGCTTCAGCCTATCAATCTGATGGTATTGGATGAGCCAACCAACGATCTTGATACAACAACCTTAGGTGCGCTTGAAACCTTACTTGTCGATAATAACGTGACTGCATTGATCGTGACCCACGATCGTTACTTCTTGGATCGTGTGTGTACCTCCTTGTTGGCGTTTGACGATGACAAACAAGTATCAAGATACAACGACTATCAGGTCTATAAGGAAGAGCGCGCTTTGCGCGAAAGACTTAACAAACCAGGCAAGTCGCCTCAAAGAAAAGTAGAAAATGACTTCAAAAACAAAAAAGCACTTACTTATGCTGAACGCATCGAACTTGATGCGCTGTTTGAAAAAATAGAACAAGCCGAAAAGAAAGTGGCCGAACTTGAAGTAGAACTAGCCGATCCTGATTTCTACGCGACACGAGCAGAACAGGTCCCACAAAAAAGCAAAGAGCTTGAGGAAGCTAAAGCACAAGCCGCTAATTTGCTGGCACGGTGGGAGCACCTAGAAGCAAAGCAAGTGTAG